One Acidobacteriota bacterium genomic window, CGTGGGGAAGAGCACGCTGCTGCACGTGCTCGGCGGCCTCGACAGTCTCGACGGTGGCCAGGTGGAGGTGGATGGCGTCGGCCTCCATGCGCTCGACGATGCGGCGCGCGTGGCCTTCCGCAACCAGCGCGTGGGGTTCGTGTTCCAGTTCCATCACCTGCTGCCGGAGTTCTCGGCGCTGGAGAACGTCGAGATGCCGCTGCGCATCGGCCGCGTGCCACTGGCCGACGGGCGGCCGCGCGCGCAGGCACTCCTCGAGCGGGTTGGCCTCGGACATCGGCTCACGCACAGGCCAGGCACGCTGTCGGGCGGCGAGCAGCAGCGCGTGGCCATCGCCCGCGCGCTGGTGATGCACCCGGCGCTCCTGCTGGCCGACGAACCGACGGGCAACCTGGACCAACACACGGCCGAGACCTTGCATGCCCTGTTGCGGGCGATGCACGCCGAGCAGCGGCTCACGTCGGTCATCGCCACGCACAATCCGCGGTTGGCGGCGGCGTGCGACAGGGTGTTCCGCCTCGAAGACGGTCGATTGTTGTCAGCGTGACAGGAGCGCGCCAAGAGCCCGACCGTGTCGCCCGACGTCCAAGTGATCAGCGCCACTCGTCGGCCGTCCGATGACACAGCGACGATGCGCCGACAGCCGGGGCATCCGAAGCGTTCCCGTATAATGCCGGAATACGGCACCCCACGCCTTCGCTGGCGTGTGTCCATGCAAGGGACCACATGTTCGAGGGGTACACAGAACGAGCGCGACGCGTCCTCTTCTTCGCCAGGTACGAGGCGAGCCAGCTGGGGAGCGTCTCAATCGAGACCGAGCATCTGCTGCTGGGGTTGATCCGTGAGGGCAAGGGGCTCACGAGCCGCATCTTCGCGCGCTCGCACCTGTCCCTGGAAGCCATCCGCAAGGAAGTCGAGGGCCGCACGGTCTTCCGCGAGAAGGTGTCCACGTCGGTGGAGATTCCTTTCAGCGCCGAGACCAAGCGCGTGCTGCAGGCCGCCGCGCAGGAGGCCGATCAGCTCTCGCACAACTACGTGGGCACCGAGCACCTGCTGCTCGGCATCCTCTGCGAAGAGCAGTCGGTGGCCGCGACCATTCTCATGGAGAAGGGGATGCGGCTGGCCACCGTCCGCGAGGACATCGTCGCGCTGCTCAACGAGAAGACGACGATGACGCGGGTGAAGGAGACGCCGCTGCTCGCGGAATTCAGCCGCGACCTGAGTGAGGCGGCGCTCAAGGGCTCGCTCGACCCCCTGGTGGGACGCGAGACGGAGATCGAGCGCGTGCAGCAGGTGCTGTGCCGCCGGACCAAGAACAACGCCGTGCTGATCGGCGAGCCTGGCGTGGGCAAGACCGCGATCGTCGAGGGACTCGCGCAGAAGATCGCCGTCGGCGACGTGCCGCACTTCCTCGCCGACAAGCGCATCCTCGCGCTCGACATCTCGCTCATCGTGGCGGGGACGAAGTATCGCGGGCAGTTCGAAGAGCGTCTCAAGGCCATCATGAAGGAGCTGGTCGAGAACCCGAACGTCATCGTGTTCATCGACGAGCTCCACACGCTCGTGGGGGCCGGATCGGCGGAAGGGTCACTGGACGCGGCCAACATCCTCAAGCCCGCGCTCTCGCGTGGCGAGATCCGCTGCATCGGCGCGACCACGCCCGCCGAGTACCGCACGTACATCGAGAAGGATCGATCGCTCGAACGGCGCTTCCAGGCGGTGAAGGTCGATCCGCCGAGCGAGAGCGAAGCGATC contains:
- a CDS encoding ABC transporter ATP-binding protein; amino-acid sequence: MPFLSVAALRKSYPTPNGPVEVLRDVNLEIEAGQMVAVIGASGVGKSTLLHVLGGLDSLDGGQVEVDGVGLHALDDAARVAFRNQRVGFVFQFHHLLPEFSALENVEMPLRIGRVPLADGRPRAQALLERVGLGHRLTHRPGTLSGGEQQRVAIARALVMHPALLLADEPTGNLDQHTAETLHALLRAMHAEQRLTSVIATHNPRLAAACDRVFRLEDGRLLSA